In one window of Henckelia pumila isolate YLH828 chromosome 1, ASM3356847v2, whole genome shotgun sequence DNA:
- the LOC140875044 gene encoding LRR receptor-like serine/threonine-protein kinase RPK2, with protein MVSLGAMGRGNSVFSATEGLVSWFLVLCIFSSVYGQILDDKVALLEFKKAISDPNGILASWNADSPDHCSWFGVSCDSNFRVTGLTLGGNFSLAPHCFMDSKLAWHGFGIRRNCSTVNGRLLGKISPVIGNLTELRVLSLPFNELYGEIPVEMWRLDNLEVIDLEGNFIVGNFSGFQFSVLVKLRVLNLAFNRIFGKFPPSLSECKGLRILNLARNEINGDIPGFVGCLWTLQTLNLSFNRFIGYVPSTLGYDCANLEHLDFSFNCLKGEIPRALGYCSRLKTLLLSSNVLRGVIPNELGRLQSLEVLDVSRNNLTGALPANLRNCVNLTVLVLSSRFNVLPSKRCPRGEASLDLSCIELNDNNVFDGSISDDIAKLPKLKIIQAPCVNFKGSFPRSPSSCQSLKMVNFKGSFFTAEIFDLHYLNLRLNRLGGVLVHIFIKNGISESVAKSLSNENTLFVLDLKDSNFTCQCLLNCDRVWGRIPLIHSRNLLFLETSAVDERIMCSIHQENYFHPLTSIHSSAPPPHEHKGHKPKKHAPKAGHHFESVINGLSPRVWGVIISASVICVLSLIAVAVLFCCMRRKKQTRVEISASPEPKKIMVFNPIGVPLTYENIVQATWNFSQSKCIGNGGFGVTYRADISPGNTVAVKRLTAERHQGARQFHAEIRALGRIKHPNLITLIGYCSSADEMFLIYNYLPGGNLRKFIRERASRAFSWSMLHKIALHIASALSYLHDQCNPRIVHRDIKPSNILLDDEFNAYLSDFGLSKILGTTETHTTTRVAGTYGYIAPEYALTGRVSNKADVYSYGVVLLELMSDKTALDPSFYSHEDGFNIVSWACLLMKQGRIKEAFVETLWDTGPQDKLGEMLHLAIFCTVESLSSRPTMKQVVERLRALKPPVAG; from the coding sequence ATGGTGTCATTGGGTGCAATGGGGAGGGGGAATTCCGTGTTTTCTGCGACCGAGGGTTTGGTTTCTTGGTTTCTTGTTCTGTGCATTTTCTCGTCTGTTTATGGGCAAATTCTTGATGACAAAGTGGCTCTACTTGAATTCAAGAAAGCGATCTCTGACCCGAATGGGATTCTTGCGAGCTGGAATGCTGATTCTCCCGACCACTGTTCTTGGTTTGGAGTTTCCTGTGATTCAAATTTCAGAGTCACAGGGCTGACTTTGGGAGGTAACTTTTCCCTTGCTCCTCATTGTTTTATGGATTCAAAGTTGGCATGGCATGGTTTTGGTATCAGGAGAAATTGTTCTACAGTAAATGGAAGGTTACTAGGAAAAATCTCACCTGTTATTGGAAACCTCACAGAACTTAGGGTTCTATCACTCCCATTCAATGAACTTTATGGGGAAATCCCTGTTGAAATGTGGAGATTGGATAATCTTGAAGTGATTGATCTTGAGGGGAATTTCATTGTTGGAAACTTTTCCGGATTTCAGTTCTCGGTTCTGGTGAAACTGAGGGTTCTTAATCTGGCTTTCAATAGGATATTTGGGAAGTTTCCACCTTCCCTTTCGGAATGCAAGGGTTTAAGGATTTTGAATTTGGCGCGAAATGAGATAAATGGGGATATTCCTGGATTCGTTGGCTGTTTGTGGACGTTACAAACGTTGAATTTGTCGTTTAATCGGTTCATTGGATATGTTCCGAGTACTTTAGGATATGATTGCGCGAATCTTGAGCATTTGGACTTTTCGTTTAATTGCCTGAAGGGGGAAATTCCGCGCGCTTTGGGGTATTGTAGCCGCTTAAAGACACTTTTGCTTTCCTCAAATGTGTTACGTGGCGTTATCCCTAATGAGCTTGGTAGACTTCAAAGCCTTGAAGTTTTGGATGTTTCGAGAAACAACCTGACCGGTGCTTTACCCGCGAATCTACGAAATTGTGTCAATCTAACGGTTCTTGTCCTCTCAAGTCGCTTTAATGTTCTTCCAAGCAAGAGATGTCCACGTGGCGAGGCGTCTCTGGATCTATCTTGCATAGAACTCAATGATAACAATGTTTTCGATGGTTCTATTAGTGATGACATTGCAAAACTTCCAAAGCTGAAGATTATTCAGGCCCCCTGTGTCAATTTCAAAGGCAGTTTTCCAAGAAGTCCAAGCAGTTGCCAGAGCCTCAAGATGGTAAATTTCAAAGGCAGCTTTTTTACTGCTGAGATCTTTGATCTTCATTACCTTAACCTACGCCTGAACAGACTTGGTGGAGTGTTGGTTCATATCTTCATCAAGAATGGAATTTCTGAATCGGTGGCGAAATCTCTTAGCAATGAAAATACTTTGTTTGTGCTTGATTTGAAAGATAGCAACTTCACTTGTCAGTGTCTGCTGAATTGTGACAGAGTATGGGGAAGAATACCACTGATCCACTCGCGAAATCTTCTGTTTTTAGAAACATCAGCTGTCGACGAAAGGATAATGTGTAGCATTCATCAGGAAAACTATTTTCATCCCTTAACTTCAATCCATTCATCTGCACCACCGCCGCATGAGCATAAAGGTCACAAGCCAAAAAAACATGCTCCTAAAGCAGGACACCATTTTGAAAGTGTAATAAATGGGCTTTCCCCCCGTGTTTGGGGAGTTATCATATCTGCATCAGTCATTTGCGTACTTTCTCTCATCGCTGTTGCTGTATTATTCTGTTGTATGAGAAGGAAGAAACAAACGAGGGTCGAGATTTCTGCGTCACCTGAGCCAAAGAAAATAATGGTTTTCAATCCCATTGGGGTACCTTTAACATACGAGAACATTGTTCAGGCAACCTGGAATTTCAGCCAGAGCAAGTGTATCGGAAATGGTGGATTTGGTGTAACATACCGGGCCGACATTTCACCTGGAAACACGGTGGCGGTCAAAAGGCTCACTGCCGAACGGCACCAAGGCGCTCGACAGTTTCATGCTGAAATCAGAGCCCTTGGTCGAATCAAACATCCCAATCTCATCACTTTGATCGGGTACTGTTCCAGCGCCGACGAGATGTTCTTGATCTATAATTACCTTCCGGGAGGAAATCTACGTAAATTCATCAGAGAACGAGCAAGTAGAGCGTTCAGTTGGAGCATGCTTCACAAGATCGCTCTGCACATAGCCTCTGCACTTTCCTATCTTCACGATCAATGTAACCCCCGAATCGTGCACCGAGATATCAAGCCGAGTAACATCTTGCTGGATGATGAATTCAACGCTTATCTGTCAGATTTCGGGCTGTCAAAGATTCTAGGTACCACCGAAACTCACACCACAACCCGCGTAGCTGGCACGTACGGTTACATAGCACCAGAGTACGCCTTGACTGGCCGTGTATCGAATAAGGCAGATGTCTATAGCTATGGTGTGGTGCTGCTGGAACTGATGTCGGATAAGACGGCTCTCGATCCTTCTTTTTACTCACATGAAGACGGCTTCAACATCGTTTCATGGGCATGCCTGCTGATGAAACAAGGTCGGATCAAGGAGGCATTTGTGGAGACTTTATGGGACACCGGTCCTCAGGATAAACTTGGGGAAATGTTGCATTTGGCCATTTTTTGTACGGTTGAATCACTTTCTTCGAGGCCAACGATGAAGCAAGTCGTGGAACGGTTGAGGGCGCTTAAGCCTCCCGTCGCTGGCTAG